The Garciella nitratireducens DSM 15102 genomic sequence ATATCTAAATCATCTATAATAATTGTACCCGATGTAGGTTTCAAAAGTCCATTTAAATGTTGAATCAAGGTAGATTTTCCTGACCCTGTATGTCCAATAAGGCCAATAAATTCTCCATCTTGTATTTCTAGGTTTATCCGTTTTAAGGCGTGTTTTTCAAAAGGAGTTCCTTTCATATAAATATGAGATAAATTTTCTATTTTTATGGACATAATTTCATCACCATCTCATCTACTGTTAAAATATTATTTTCAATAGGCACACCTGATTTATTTAATTCATAGGCTATTTCTGTTACTTGAGGCACATCTAATCCTAGGCTCTTTAGCTGTTCCACTTGTGAAAAAATTTCTTTTGGTTTTCCCTGTAAAACAATCTCTCCTGACTCCATTACAATAATTCGATCTGCATCTACTGCTTCATCCATATAATGGGTAATATGAACAATGGTAATTCCTTCTTCCCGATTTAATTTTTTTATTGTTTGCATTACTTCTTTTCGTCCTGATGGATCCAACATTGCTGTAGGTTCATCTAAAATAATACATTTAGGCTTCATAGCTATAATACCAGCAATTGCAATCCTTTGCTTTTGTCCTCCTGAAAGTAGATGAGGTGCATGCTCTGCATATTCTTCCATTCCTACTAATTTTAATGCTTGATCCACCCTTTTTCGAATCTCTTCACTGGGTATTCCTAAATTTTCAGGTCCAAAAGCTACATCATCTTCTACAATAGTAGCAATCAACTGATTATCAGGATTTTGAAAAACCATACCAGCTCTTTGTCGAATATCCCATAAATTATTAGGATTAGCAGTATCTAATCCATCTACAACTACTTTTCCTTCACTTGGAAGCAAAATCGCATTCAAATGTTTTGCTAAAGTAGATTTTCCAGAACCATTATGTCCTAAAATAACCAAAAACTCACCTTTATAAATATCTAAATTAATTTTTTTTAATGCTTTTGTGCTTTCTCCATCATTTTTTAGATATTGATAAACTAAATTTTCAATCTCAATCATTTTTTCCACTTTTATCCCTCAAATCTATACTAAAGTCTGGAAAATTATAATATTCTATATTATTTAAAAAATTAGGGACTAAGCATCTTTGCATTCTATGCAATACTTAATCCCTATCTCCTTTAAGATGTTTTTATATTAATTCGAGTATTACCATTTCAGCGGCATCGCCACGACGAGGCCCTATTCTTAAAATTCTTGTATATCCACCATTTCTATCAGCATATTGAGGAGAAATTTCATCAAATAATTTTTTTACCACTTCTTCTTTTGTAATATAAGCTAAGGCTTGTCGCCTTGCATGTAAATCCCCTCTTTTCCCAAGGGTAATCATTTTTTCAGTAATACTTCTTGTTTCTTTCGCCTTTGGTAGGGTTGTTTCAATCCTTCCATTTTCCAAAAGGGAAGTAACTAAGTTACGTAACATAGCTTTTCTTTGATCTGTAGGTCGACCTAATTTTCGATATCCAGCCAATTTTATCCCTCCTTTGCATTCAATCTCTCTTCTAATCTTCAGATTCTTTTAAAGATAATCCTAAACTTGCTAATTTTTGCTTAACTTCCGTTAAAGATTTTTTCCCTAAATTTCGAACCTTCATCATATCCTCTTCAGTTTTTTCTGTTAATTCTTCCACAGTATTAATGCCCGCACGTTTTAAACAATTATAAGAACGAACAGAAAGATCAAGTTCCTCAATGGTCATCTCAAGCATCTTCTCTTTTTGATCTTCTTCATTTTCTACCATAATCTCTACTTCATTTACATGCTCTGTTAAATCTATAAATAGATTGAGATGCTCATTTAATATTTTTGCTGCCAAGGAAGCCGCTTCATCTGGTTTTATACTCCCATTTGTCCATATTTCCAAGGTTAATTTATCATAATCAGTTACCTGCCCTACCCTTGTGTTTTCCACATTATAATTTACTTTGGTAACAGGTGTATAAATGGAATCTACTGGAATAATCCCAATAGGTTGGCCTGGCTGTTTGTTTTTTTCTGCTGATACATAACCTCTACCTTTAGCTAAAGTTATTTCCATATTTAACTTTTCATTCTCACTCAAGGTTGCAATGTGTAAATCAGGATTTAAAATTTCTACATTTCCATCTCCTATCATATCTCCGGCTACAACTTCCTTAGGTCCTTCTACTTCAATCCTTAACACCTTTGTAGGTTCATCGTCATATATTTTAGCAGAAAGTTTTTTTAAATTTAATATGATTTCTGTTACATCTTCTGCAACTCCAGGGATAGTAGAAAATTCATGTAATACATTTTCAATCTTGACTGAGGTGACCGCGACTCCAGGTAATGAAGATAGCAAAATTCTTCTAAGAGAGTTCCCTAAGGTAATTCCATAACCTCTTTCTAAAGGTTCTACTACAAATTTACCATAGGTTCCCTCATCATTTAAATCAACATATTCTATCTTTGGTTTTTCTATCTCTATCATAAAATACAACCCTCCTAACAACTTTTTAATGTTTATCTTTTGAGGGCAACTGATTCTAACCTAATGATTACTTAGAATATAATTCGACAATTAGATGGTCTTCAATTGGAACATCAATATCTTCTTTTGTTGGAATAGCAGTTACTTTACCAACTAAGTTTTCTGAATCTACTTCTAACCATTTTGGTGAAATCCTGCTAGCAGTTGCTTCCATAATTTCTTTAAACTTTTCAGATTTTTTACTTTCCTCTTTTACAGCAATTTCATCTCCTACATTCACTAAATAAGATGGAATATTTACAGTTTTTCCGTTTACTGTAAAATGCTTGTGAAGTACTAATTGCCTTGCTTCTTTTCTAGAAGAAGCAAATCCTAATCTATATACTACATTATCTAATCTTGATTCAAGGATTTCCAATAAGTTATCCCCTGTTTTGCCTTTTCTTCTTTCTGCCATTTCAAAGTATTTTTCAAATTGTCTTTCCAATATTCCATAAATTCTTTTTGCTTTCTGCTTTTCCCTAAGTTGAAGTCCATATTCAGATTGTTTTTTTCTTCTTTGACCATGCTGTCCTGGTGCATATTGCCTTCTAGAAATTGCACATTTATCTGTATAACATCTTT encodes the following:
- a CDS encoding energy-coupling factor transporter ATPase; this encodes MIEIENLVYQYLKNDGESTKALKKINLDIYKGEFLVILGHNGSGKSTLAKHLNAILLPSEGKVVVDGLDTANPNNLWDIRQRAGMVFQNPDNQLIATIVEDDVAFGPENLGIPSEEIRKRVDQALKLVGMEEYAEHAPHLLSGGQKQRIAIAGIIAMKPKCIILDEPTAMLDPSGRKEVMQTIKKLNREEGITIVHITHYMDEAVDADRIIVMESGEIVLQGKPKEIFSQVEQLKSLGLDVPQVTEIAYELNKSGVPIENNILTVDEMVMKLCP
- the rplQ gene encoding 50S ribosomal protein L17 is translated as MAGYRKLGRPTDQRKAMLRNLVTSLLENGRIETTLPKAKETRSITEKMITLGKRGDLHARRQALAYITKEEVVKKLFDEISPQYADRNGGYTRILRIGPRRGDAAEMVILELI
- the rpsD gene encoding 30S ribosomal protein S4; the protein is MARYTDASCRLCRREGLKLYLKGERCYTDKCAISRRQYAPGQHGQRRKKQSEYGLQLREKQKAKRIYGILERQFEKYFEMAERRKGKTGDNLLEILESRLDNVVYRLGFASSRKEARQLVLHKHFTVNGKTVNIPSYLVNVGDEIAVKEESKKSEKFKEIMEATASRISPKWLEVDSENLVGKVTAIPTKEDIDVPIEDHLIVELYSK
- a CDS encoding DNA-directed RNA polymerase subunit alpha, whose amino-acid sequence is MIEIEKPKIEYVDLNDEGTYGKFVVEPLERGYGITLGNSLRRILLSSLPGVAVTSVKIENVLHEFSTIPGVAEDVTEIILNLKKLSAKIYDDEPTKVLRIEVEGPKEVVAGDMIGDGNVEILNPDLHIATLSENEKLNMEITLAKGRGYVSAEKNKQPGQPIGIIPVDSIYTPVTKVNYNVENTRVGQVTDYDKLTLEIWTNGSIKPDEAASLAAKILNEHLNLFIDLTEHVNEVEIMVENEEDQKEKMLEMTIEELDLSVRSYNCLKRAGINTVEELTEKTEEDMMKVRNLGKKSLTEVKQKLASLGLSLKESED